One region of Trinickia violacea genomic DNA includes:
- a CDS encoding LysE family translocator — protein MHAVSMLSDGFFLSLSLCLDIGLVNVAILSLTLSHGFKPGFWLGLGSCFGDLIYAALALAGMAALLQFDAVRWVVWIGGAAILLFLTWKMAREAAFPQTAPAVEGVADAATPHTSAWRGFLRGVLLAVSSPSAILWFAAVGGALIAKAGATSAPTASIFLSGFFLGGLCWTLFLCGLASHGRKRAGAGLLRGCHVLSALLFAYFSYSVIVNGYRDLILQTVHSAA, from the coding sequence ATGCACGCAGTATCGATGTTGTCGGACGGTTTTTTTCTGTCGCTTTCGTTGTGCCTCGATATCGGTCTCGTCAATGTCGCGATTCTGTCGTTGACGTTGTCGCACGGTTTCAAGCCGGGCTTCTGGCTCGGGCTCGGTTCGTGTTTCGGCGATCTGATCTATGCGGCGCTCGCGCTGGCGGGCATGGCTGCGCTGCTCCAGTTCGACGCGGTGCGCTGGGTCGTGTGGATCGGCGGCGCGGCGATCCTGCTGTTCCTCACGTGGAAGATGGCGCGCGAGGCGGCGTTTCCGCAGACGGCTCCCGCAGTCGAGGGCGTTGCCGATGCCGCCACGCCGCATACGAGTGCGTGGCGCGGCTTCCTGCGCGGCGTGCTGCTCGCGGTTTCGTCGCCGTCGGCGATCCTGTGGTTCGCGGCGGTCGGTGGCGCGCTCATCGCCAAAGCCGGCGCGACGTCCGCGCCCACCGCATCGATCTTCCTGTCCGGCTTTTTTCTCGGCGGCCTCTGCTGGACGCTCTTCCTATGCGGGCTCGCAAGCCACGGACGCAAACGCGCGGGCGCCGGCTTGCTGCGCGGCTGTCACGTGCTCTCCGCCCTGCTCTTCGCGTACTTCTCGTACAGCGTGATCGTGAACGGCTACCGCGATTTGATCTTGCAGACGGTCCATAGCGCGGCCTAA
- a CDS encoding UbiD family decarboxylase: MKYKDLRDFVGRLETLGELRRIRQPVSPVLEMTELCDRVLRAGGPALLFDAPQGYAFPVLGNLFGTPRRVALGMGIDGGSEGGSDGDSAALESLRDVGRLLSALKEPEPPKGLKDAGKLLSLAKAVWDMAPKTVSSPPCQEIVWEGQDVDLAKLPIQTCWPGDAGPLVTWGLTVTRGPNKTRQNLGIYRQQLIGRNKLIMRWLAHRGGALDFREFALANPGKPYPVAVVLGADPATTLGAVTPVPDTLSEYQFAGLLRGAKTELAKCLTPGVDTLQVPARAEIVLEGFIYPQDGAPAPAPNGAPPRPSKGASAAYEHALEGPYGDHTGYYNEQEWFPVFTVERITMRRDAIYHSTYTGKPPDEPAVLGVALNEVFVPLLQKQFTEITDFYLPPEGCSYRMAIVQMKKSYPGHAKRVMFGVWSFLRQFMYTKFIVVVDEDVNIRDWKEVIWAITTRIDPARDTVLVDNTPIDYLDFASPKAGLGSKMGLDATNKWPGETDREWGRPIVMDEAVKTRVDTLWDELGLGR, from the coding sequence ATGAAATATAAAGACCTGCGCGACTTCGTCGGTCGCCTAGAGACGCTGGGCGAACTGCGCCGCATCCGGCAGCCCGTCTCGCCCGTGCTGGAAATGACCGAGCTGTGCGACCGCGTGCTGCGCGCCGGCGGCCCCGCGCTGCTGTTCGATGCGCCGCAAGGCTACGCGTTCCCCGTTCTCGGCAATCTGTTCGGCACGCCGCGGCGCGTCGCGCTCGGCATGGGCATCGACGGCGGCAGCGAGGGCGGCTCTGACGGCGATAGCGCCGCACTCGAATCGCTGCGCGACGTCGGCCGGCTGCTGTCGGCGCTGAAGGAGCCGGAACCGCCCAAGGGCCTCAAAGACGCCGGCAAGCTGCTCTCGCTCGCCAAGGCGGTCTGGGACATGGCGCCGAAGACGGTCAGCTCCCCGCCTTGCCAGGAAATCGTCTGGGAAGGTCAGGACGTCGACCTCGCAAAACTGCCGATCCAGACCTGCTGGCCCGGCGATGCCGGTCCGCTCGTCACCTGGGGCCTGACCGTCACGCGCGGCCCCAACAAGACGCGCCAGAACCTCGGCATCTACCGGCAGCAGCTGATCGGCCGCAACAAGCTCATCATGCGCTGGCTCGCGCATCGCGGCGGCGCGCTCGACTTCCGGGAGTTCGCGCTCGCCAACCCCGGCAAGCCGTACCCGGTCGCGGTCGTGCTCGGCGCCGATCCGGCGACGACCCTCGGCGCCGTGACCCCCGTGCCGGACACGCTCTCCGAATACCAGTTCGCCGGGCTGCTGCGCGGCGCGAAGACCGAGCTCGCGAAGTGCCTGACGCCCGGCGTCGACACGCTGCAGGTGCCCGCGCGCGCCGAGATCGTGCTCGAAGGCTTTATCTACCCGCAGGACGGCGCGCCCGCGCCGGCACCGAACGGCGCACCGCCGCGTCCGTCGAAAGGCGCTTCGGCCGCTTACGAGCACGCGCTCGAAGGCCCGTACGGCGACCACACCGGCTATTACAACGAGCAGGAGTGGTTCCCGGTCTTCACGGTCGAGCGCATCACGATGCGCCGCGACGCGATCTATCACTCGACCTACACCGGCAAGCCGCCCGACGAGCCGGCCGTGCTCGGCGTCGCGCTCAACGAAGTGTTCGTGCCGCTGTTGCAGAAGCAGTTCACCGAGATCACCGACTTCTATCTGCCGCCGGAAGGGTGCAGCTACCGGATGGCGATCGTGCAGATGAAGAAGAGCTACCCCGGCCACGCGAAGCGCGTGATGTTCGGCGTGTGGAGCTTCTTGCGGCAGTTCATGTATACGAAGTTCATCGTCGTCGTCGACGAGGACGTGAACATCCGCGACTGGAAGGAAGTGATCTGGGCGATCACGACGCGCATCGACCCGGCACGCGACACCGTGCTCGTCGACAACACGCCGATCGACTACCTCGACTTCGCGTCGCCGAAAGCGGGCCTGGGCTCGAAGATGGGCCTCGACGCGACCAACAAGTGGCCGGGCGAGACCGATCGCGAATGGGGCCGCCCGATCGTGATGGACGAAGCCGTGAAGACGCGCGTCGACACGCTCTGGGACGAACTCGGCCTCGGCCGCTGA
- the ribBA gene encoding bifunctional 3,4-dihydroxy-2-butanone-4-phosphate synthase/GTP cyclohydrolase II, giving the protein MTLASTLEIIAELKAGRMVILVDEEDRENEGDLVLAADFVTPEAINFMARYGRGLICLTLTQDRCKQLNLPLMTYKNGTQYGTAFTVSIEAAEGVTTGISAADRARTIATAVAHDARAEHIVQPGHVFPIMAQPGGVLVRAGHTEAGCDLTALAGLTPAAVICEVIKDDGTMARLPDLLEFAQQHGLKVGTIADLIHYRSRTESIVERVCERTMQTAHGAFRAVMYLDQPSGSPHLALVRGTPSPDRDTPVRVHEPLSMLDLLEVGTSTHSWTLDAAMREIAARDLGVIVMLNCGDSKEHLIDVFKAFDQKDKAAELKRRPVDFKTYGIGAQILRELNVGKMQVLSNPRRLGSMSGYGLEVTGFVPMPGSVAKPCDTASESSDSRA; this is encoded by the coding sequence ATGACCCTCGCCTCCACCCTCGAGATCATCGCCGAACTGAAAGCCGGCCGGATGGTGATCCTGGTCGACGAAGAAGACCGCGAAAACGAGGGCGACCTCGTCCTCGCCGCCGATTTCGTCACGCCGGAAGCGATCAATTTCATGGCCCGCTACGGCCGCGGCCTGATCTGCCTGACGCTCACGCAGGATCGCTGCAAGCAGTTGAACCTGCCGCTCATGACCTATAAGAACGGCACGCAATACGGCACGGCGTTCACGGTCAGCATCGAAGCGGCCGAAGGCGTGACGACCGGCATCTCCGCCGCCGACCGCGCCCGCACGATCGCCACCGCCGTCGCGCACGACGCGCGCGCCGAGCACATCGTGCAGCCGGGCCACGTATTCCCGATCATGGCGCAGCCGGGCGGCGTGCTCGTGCGCGCGGGCCATACCGAAGCGGGCTGCGACCTCACGGCGCTCGCGGGCCTCACGCCCGCCGCGGTGATCTGCGAAGTCATCAAGGACGACGGCACGATGGCGCGCCTGCCCGACCTGCTCGAATTCGCGCAGCAGCACGGGCTCAAGGTCGGCACGATCGCCGATCTGATTCACTACCGCAGCCGCACCGAATCGATCGTCGAGCGCGTGTGCGAGCGCACGATGCAGACCGCGCACGGCGCATTCCGCGCGGTCATGTATCTCGACCAGCCGAGCGGATCGCCGCATCTGGCGCTGGTGCGCGGCACGCCGTCGCCCGATCGCGATACACCGGTGCGCGTGCACGAGCCGCTGTCGATGCTCGACCTGCTCGAAGTCGGCACCTCGACGCACTCGTGGACGCTCGACGCCGCGATGCGCGAGATCGCCGCGCGCGATCTCGGCGTGATCGTGATGCTCAATTGCGGCGACTCGAAGGAACACCTGATCGACGTCTTCAAGGCATTCGATCAGAAAGACAAGGCCGCCGAACTCAAACGCCGCCCGGTCGACTTCAAGACCTACGGCATCGGCGCGCAAATCCTGCGCGAGCTCAACGTCGGCAAGATGCAGGTGCTGTCGAACCCGCGCCGCCTCGGCAGCATGTCGGGCTATGGGCTCGAAGTCACCGGTTTCGTCCCGATGCCGGGGAGCGTTGCCAAGCCTTGCGACACGGCGTCCGAGTCCTCGGACTCGCGCGCCTGA
- the ribH gene encoding 6,7-dimethyl-8-ribityllumazine synthase, translating to MEIGQYQPNLDGDGLRVGIVQARFNEPVCNGLADACIEELERLGVTGEDVLLVTVPGALEIPLALQKLAESGQFDALIALGAVIRGETYHFELVSNESGAGITRIGLDFGIPVANAVLTTDTDEQAVARMTEKGRDAARVAVEMANLAVALEQLGGDDDEDEDEDEEEEQA from the coding sequence ATGGAAATCGGACAATATCAACCGAACCTCGACGGCGACGGCCTGCGCGTCGGCATCGTCCAAGCGCGCTTTAACGAACCGGTGTGCAACGGCCTCGCCGATGCCTGCATCGAAGAACTCGAACGCCTCGGCGTGACCGGCGAAGACGTGCTGCTCGTCACCGTCCCGGGCGCGCTCGAAATCCCGCTCGCGCTGCAAAAGCTCGCCGAGTCCGGCCAATTCGACGCGCTGATCGCGCTCGGCGCCGTGATCCGCGGCGAGACGTATCACTTCGAACTCGTGTCGAACGAAAGCGGCGCGGGCATCACGCGCATCGGCCTCGACTTCGGCATTCCCGTCGCGAATGCGGTGCTCACGACCGACACCGACGAGCAAGCCGTCGCGCGCATGACCGAGAAGGGCCGCGACGCCGCGCGCGTGGCCGTCGAGATGGCGAACCTCGCGGTCGCGCTCGAGCAGCTCGGCGGCGATGACGACGAAGATGAAGACGAGGACGAAGAAGAGGAACAGGCATGA
- a CDS encoding asparaginase, with protein sequence MTASQAAIAATVYRGPAIENTHLAHVAVVDAMGRLLYAFGNPHRPTLPRSAVKPAQALAVLETGALEHFGFDEADLALMCASHNSEDVHVARARSMLAKAGVTEADLRCGGHPPISDDVWRAWIKRDFAPTPVCSNCSGKHAGMLAGAQAIGASIADYQLDGHPLQQRVKQTLAQLCDLRDDEIQWGIDGCNLPTPSFALDRLARLFAKLAAAANHDTPESPRDAALARIYRAMTAHPDLVAGTGRLCTALMRAFDGEVVGKIGADASYAIGVRDAAYGSEGKRGPLGIAVKVEDGNLEALMAIVVELLHQLNIGTAEQRAQLDTFHQPVMRNTVGLVTGHLALSVKLEPQH encoded by the coding sequence ATGACCGCCAGCCAAGCAGCCATTGCCGCGACCGTGTATCGCGGCCCCGCGATCGAGAACACGCATCTTGCCCACGTCGCGGTCGTCGACGCGATGGGTCGCCTGCTCTATGCCTTCGGCAACCCGCACCGTCCGACGCTGCCGCGCTCGGCCGTCAAGCCCGCGCAGGCGCTCGCCGTGCTCGAGACGGGCGCGCTCGAGCACTTCGGCTTCGACGAGGCCGACCTCGCGCTGATGTGCGCGTCGCACAACAGCGAGGACGTGCACGTCGCGCGGGCCCGCTCGATGCTCGCGAAGGCCGGCGTCACCGAAGCGGATTTGCGCTGCGGCGGCCATCCGCCGATTTCGGACGACGTCTGGCGCGCGTGGATCAAGCGCGATTTCGCGCCGACGCCCGTTTGCAGCAATTGCTCCGGCAAGCATGCGGGGATGCTGGCGGGCGCGCAGGCGATCGGCGCGAGCATCGCCGACTATCAGCTCGACGGCCATCCGCTGCAGCAGCGCGTCAAGCAAACGCTCGCGCAACTCTGCGATCTGCGGGACGACGAGATTCAGTGGGGTATCGACGGCTGCAACCTGCCGACGCCGAGTTTCGCGCTCGATCGGCTCGCACGCCTTTTCGCGAAGCTCGCCGCCGCGGCGAACCATGACACGCCCGAGTCGCCGCGCGACGCGGCGCTCGCGCGCATCTATCGCGCGATGACCGCGCATCCCGATCTCGTCGCCGGCACCGGACGCTTGTGCACGGCGCTGATGCGTGCGTTCGACGGCGAGGTCGTCGGCAAGATCGGCGCCGATGCGAGCTATGCGATCGGCGTTCGCGACGCGGCCTACGGCTCGGAAGGCAAACGCGGACCACTCGGTATCGCGGTCAAAGTCGAAGACGGCAACCTGGAGGCCCTGATGGCGATCGTCGTCGAGCTGCTGCATCAACTGAACATCGGCACGGCGGAGCAACGCGCGCAACTCGATACCTTTCACCAGCCCGTGATGCGCAACACGGTCGGTCTCGTGACGGGACACCTCGCGCTCTCGGTCAAGCTCGAACCACAACACTAA
- a CDS encoding TonB-dependent receptor: protein MLNRTPLAAALALAFAIPFAAPAKAQTAPQTTSQSPSTTAASDGSTLPAVVVSGQADAAAQDFQAERSTVGAKTPQALRDIPQTVTVINKAVLESQGATSFQDALRNAPGITIGGAEGGQIGNNINLRGFTAQNDIYLDGFRDRNQYYRDTFDLESVEVLYGPSSMLFGRGSTGGVINQVSKKANLTPSAEVSTTLGTDDRYRTTVDVNHPVAATSAIRLNAFAQDMGTGRDVMKNRDYGFAPEARFGIGTPTEITLSALIQHNDDMPDYGIPALNGHPAPVPRNTFYGLTSDRTIQDVQTGQATIKHKFSDALTLTNATQLSHSMTDARETAAHAVLTGPLATSPALSNGNYTTLPLSQLYVQLQSHDRVIENHSIYNDTMLEYTFTTGAIKHDLIAGVELGHDSYTNQATTRNNLPIVSLLDPAYLSTPSNVTTTVGNHAQSSANEIAGYVNDTVSLGEHWKVIGGLRWDRFQAHIANTVSLPGYASQTNDFTSVRTGVIYQPSDWQSYYASYGTSFDPSLESLTVTNLTQNLAPETTRSYEVGGKWDVLGGNLSVTSALFQEEMDNARTQVSATEYTLDGDIRVNGFQAGATGHLTDKWQIFGGYTYMDARIVKALDGTQGNVPANTPRNTLTLWTTYEITPHWEVGGGPTYMSARYAANNDLVQVGGYTRWDATAAYHEKKWDVRLNLLNLTNKFYYDALIQSDGGRSVPGIGRTLLATADYKF from the coding sequence ATGTTGAACAGAACGCCGCTTGCGGCAGCGCTTGCGCTCGCCTTCGCGATTCCTTTTGCTGCGCCTGCGAAAGCGCAGACCGCACCGCAAACGACATCGCAAAGCCCATCCACCACCGCGGCGTCCGACGGCTCGACGCTGCCCGCGGTCGTCGTCTCCGGCCAGGCCGATGCCGCTGCGCAAGACTTCCAGGCCGAACGTTCGACGGTCGGCGCGAAGACGCCGCAAGCGTTGCGCGATATTCCGCAGACGGTCACGGTCATCAACAAGGCGGTGCTCGAATCGCAGGGCGCGACGTCGTTTCAGGACGCGCTGCGCAACGCGCCGGGCATCACGATCGGCGGCGCCGAAGGCGGGCAGATCGGCAACAACATCAACCTGCGCGGCTTCACGGCGCAAAACGACATCTACCTCGACGGCTTTCGCGACCGCAACCAGTACTACCGCGACACGTTCGATCTCGAATCGGTCGAAGTGCTGTACGGCCCGTCGTCGATGCTGTTCGGGCGCGGTTCGACCGGCGGCGTGATCAATCAGGTCAGCAAGAAGGCGAATCTCACGCCGTCGGCCGAGGTCTCTACGACGCTCGGCACCGACGACCGCTACCGCACGACCGTCGACGTGAATCACCCGGTGGCCGCGACCTCGGCCATCCGCCTCAACGCATTCGCGCAGGACATGGGAACGGGTCGCGACGTGATGAAGAACAGGGACTACGGCTTCGCCCCCGAAGCGCGCTTCGGCATCGGCACGCCGACCGAGATCACGCTGTCCGCGCTGATCCAGCACAACGACGACATGCCCGACTACGGCATCCCGGCGTTGAACGGCCATCCGGCGCCGGTGCCGCGCAACACGTTTTACGGCCTGACGAGCGACCGCACGATTCAGGACGTGCAGACCGGGCAGGCGACGATCAAGCACAAGTTCTCCGACGCGCTCACGCTGACCAACGCAACGCAGCTCTCGCATTCGATGACCGACGCGCGCGAGACGGCCGCGCATGCGGTGCTGACCGGCCCGCTCGCAACGAGCCCGGCACTCTCGAACGGCAATTACACGACGCTGCCGCTTTCGCAGCTCTACGTGCAATTGCAAAGCCACGATCGCGTGATCGAAAACCATTCGATCTACAACGACACGATGCTCGAGTACACCTTCACGACCGGCGCGATCAAGCACGATCTCATCGCCGGTGTGGAGCTCGGGCACGACAGTTATACGAACCAGGCAACCACGCGCAACAACTTGCCGATCGTGTCGCTGCTCGATCCGGCCTATCTGTCGACGCCCTCGAACGTGACGACGACCGTCGGCAATCACGCGCAATCGTCGGCCAATGAAATCGCGGGGTACGTCAACGATACGGTGTCGCTCGGCGAGCACTGGAAGGTGATCGGCGGATTGCGCTGGGACCGCTTCCAGGCGCACATCGCGAACACGGTCAGCTTGCCCGGTTACGCGAGCCAGACGAACGACTTCACGAGCGTGCGCACCGGCGTCATCTATCAGCCGAGCGACTGGCAGTCGTATTACGCGTCGTACGGGACGTCGTTCGATCCCTCGCTCGAATCGCTGACGGTCACCAATCTCACGCAGAATCTCGCGCCCGAAACCACGCGTTCGTATGAAGTCGGCGGCAAGTGGGATGTGCTCGGCGGGAATCTGTCGGTGACGTCCGCGCTGTTTCAGGAGGAGATGGACAACGCGCGCACGCAGGTCTCGGCGACCGAATACACGCTCGACGGCGATATCCGCGTCAACGGTTTCCAGGCCGGTGCGACGGGCCACCTCACCGACAAGTGGCAAATCTTCGGCGGCTACACCTATATGGATGCGCGCATCGTGAAGGCGCTCGACGGCACGCAAGGCAACGTGCCCGCCAACACGCCGCGCAATACGCTCACGCTGTGGACGACCTATGAGATCACGCCGCACTGGGAGGTGGGCGGCGGACCGACCTATATGTCGGCGCGCTATGCGGCGAACAACGATCTCGTCCAAGTCGGCGGCTATACGCGCTGGGATGCGACGGCCGCGTATCACGAGAAGAAGTGGGACGTCCGTCTCAATCTCTTGAATCTCACCAACAAGTTCTATTACGACGCGCTGATCCAGTCGGACGGCGGCCGCTCGGTGCCCGGCATCGGCCGCACGCTGCTCGCCACGGCCGACTACAAGTTCTAG
- the nusB gene encoding transcription antitermination factor NusB: protein MKSARRRSRELATQGLYQWLLSGASSGEIDAQLRGAQGFDKADKEHLDAILHGVIRDSDALSADLAPCLDRPIDQLSPVERAVLLVAAFEFKHHLDIPYRVVINEAVELAKNFGGADGYKYVNGVLDKLAAKLRVAETQSGRGN from the coding sequence ATGAAGAGCGCTCGACGACGTTCCCGCGAACTCGCCACGCAGGGGCTGTATCAGTGGCTTTTGTCGGGGGCGAGCTCGGGTGAGATCGACGCGCAGTTGCGCGGCGCGCAGGGTTTCGACAAGGCCGACAAAGAGCATCTCGATGCGATCCTCCACGGCGTGATCCGCGATTCGGATGCGCTGTCGGCCGACCTCGCGCCCTGCCTCGATCGCCCGATCGACCAGCTCTCGCCCGTCGAGCGGGCGGTGCTGCTCGTCGCGGCGTTCGAGTTCAAGCATCATCTCGACATTCCGTATCGCGTCGTCATCAACGAAGCGGTCGAACTGGCGAAGAACTTCGGCGGCGCGGACGGCTACAAGTACGTGAACGGCGTGCTCGACAAGCTGGCCGCCAAGCTGCGCGTCGCCGAAACGCAGTCGGGGCGCGGCAACTAA
- a CDS encoding pyridoxal phosphate-dependent aminotransferase, which produces MNNASEPLVRLAARVDAIAPFYVMELAKEARELEIAGRDIIHMGIGEPDFTAPEPVIEAAASALRRGVTQYTGALGIAPLREAIAAHYLHTYGLRIDPARIVVTAGASAALLLACAALVDRDDEVLMPDPSYPCNRHFVAATEGRAVLVPSGPAERFQLTAADVENRWNEKTRGVLLASPSNPTGTSIEPDELKRIVEAVRARGGFTIVDEIYQGLSYDARPVSALSFGDDVVTVNSFSKYFNMTGWRLGWLVVPTAMIGAFEKLAQNLFICASALAQHAALACFEPDTLAIYEARRLEFKRRRDYIVPALQSLGFGVPVIPDGAFYVYANCTGVAHPAAGDSGALTKAMLHDAGVVLVPGMDFGTCAPHEYIRLSYATAYTRLEEAVERLRGLFARA; this is translated from the coding sequence ATGAATAACGCGTCTGAACCGCTCGTGCGCCTCGCCGCCCGAGTCGACGCCATTGCACCGTTCTACGTGATGGAACTCGCGAAGGAAGCCCGGGAGCTCGAGATCGCGGGGCGCGACATCATTCACATGGGAATCGGCGAGCCCGATTTCACGGCTCCCGAGCCCGTGATCGAAGCGGCCGCCAGCGCGCTCAGACGCGGCGTCACGCAATACACCGGGGCGCTCGGCATCGCGCCGTTGCGCGAAGCGATCGCGGCGCACTACTTGCACACGTATGGACTGCGCATCGATCCCGCGCGCATCGTCGTGACGGCGGGCGCGTCGGCTGCCCTTTTGCTCGCTTGCGCGGCGCTCGTCGACCGCGACGACGAAGTGCTGATGCCTGATCCGTCCTACCCGTGCAACCGTCACTTCGTGGCGGCCACCGAAGGCCGCGCCGTGCTCGTCCCAAGCGGCCCCGCCGAGCGTTTCCAGCTGACGGCCGCCGATGTGGAAAACCGTTGGAACGAGAAGACGCGCGGCGTGCTGCTCGCGTCGCCGTCGAACCCGACCGGCACGTCGATCGAACCGGATGAACTGAAGCGGATCGTCGAAGCCGTGCGCGCACGCGGCGGCTTCACGATCGTCGACGAGATCTACCAAGGGCTCAGCTATGACGCACGGCCGGTGTCGGCGCTGTCGTTCGGCGACGACGTGGTGACCGTCAACAGCTTCTCGAAGTACTTCAACATGACGGGCTGGCGTCTCGGCTGGCTCGTCGTGCCGACCGCGATGATCGGCGCATTCGAAAAACTCGCGCAGAATCTGTTCATTTGCGCGTCCGCACTCGCCCAGCATGCGGCGCTGGCGTGCTTCGAGCCCGATACGCTCGCGATCTACGAAGCGCGGCGCCTCGAATTCAAGCGCCGCCGCGACTACATCGTGCCGGCGCTCCAGTCGCTCGGCTTCGGCGTGCCGGTGATTCCCGACGGCGCGTTCTACGTCTACGCGAATTGCACCGGCGTCGCGCATCCGGCGGCCGGCGACAGCGGCGCACTCACGAAGGCGATGTTGCACGACGCCGGCGTGGTGCTCGTGCCGGGGATGGATTTCGGCACCTGTGCGCCGCATGAGTACATCCGTCTTTCGTACGCGACGGCGTATACGCGGCTGGAAGAAGCCGTTGAGCGGTTGCGCGGGCTGTTCGCGCGCGCCTGA
- a CDS encoding lytic transglycosylase domain-containing protein, whose amino-acid sequence MNTWLSWRPDERLAQAVRATLRRGTRVSHHLFSVVGGAAVLTALALWLLPTVRTTLAAKLMPAISAAVQAGPARLLSGHPLPAFGPAHTTDESLASNAPTVDTTSYDGAFDGSGRSGQNNQNNQAPASFDLHTQQPTVGMLANLIPSQRVAPDARNNHAFASTSEQNLVTNYLARRYRVAQEPVNDLVKAAFDTGREVGLDPLLLLAVMAIESGFNPYAESGVGAQGLMQVMSKVHSDKFQYFGGTSAALEPMTNIKVGALVLKDCIARGGSLPGGLRLYVGSTSQDDGGYGAKVMAERDRLRDVARGRKVPVNAPQAPQQQAAAATTANKRVQVSLDGGHAIGAAKTAAASAPAADQDDASANTTATKHNAGPEFGA is encoded by the coding sequence ATGAATACTTGGTTATCGTGGCGTCCCGATGAGCGCCTGGCGCAAGCAGTACGCGCCACGCTGCGTCGCGGGACGCGTGTCAGTCACCACCTGTTCAGCGTCGTCGGCGGCGCTGCTGTGCTTACCGCACTCGCGCTGTGGCTGTTGCCCACCGTGCGCACCACGCTCGCGGCGAAGCTGATGCCGGCCATTTCGGCGGCCGTCCAGGCCGGACCGGCGCGGCTGTTGAGCGGTCATCCGCTGCCCGCCTTCGGGCCGGCCCACACTACCGACGAATCGCTGGCCTCGAACGCACCAACCGTCGACACCACGAGCTACGACGGCGCCTTCGACGGCAGCGGCCGAAGCGGTCAGAACAATCAGAACAATCAGGCTCCGGCCAGTTTCGATTTGCATACTCAGCAGCCGACCGTCGGCATGCTGGCTAACTTGATCCCGTCGCAACGCGTGGCGCCCGATGCGCGCAACAACCATGCGTTTGCGTCGACGAGCGAACAGAATCTGGTCACGAACTATCTGGCGCGCCGCTATCGGGTCGCGCAAGAGCCGGTCAACGACCTCGTGAAGGCGGCGTTCGACACCGGCCGTGAAGTGGGCCTCGATCCGCTGCTGCTGCTCGCGGTGATGGCGATCGAATCCGGCTTCAATCCGTATGCGGAAAGCGGCGTCGGTGCGCAGGGCCTGATGCAAGTGATGTCGAAGGTGCATTCGGACAAGTTCCAGTATTTCGGCGGCACGAGCGCGGCGCTCGAGCCGATGACGAACATCAAGGTCGGCGCGCTGGTGCTGAAAGACTGCATCGCGCGTGGCGGTTCGCTGCCGGGCGGCCTGCGTCTGTACGTCGGTTCGACGTCGCAGGACGACGGCGGCTACGGCGCCAAGGTGATGGCCGAGCGCGATCGTCTGCGCGACGTGGCGCGCGGCCGCAAGGTGCCGGTCAATGCCCCGCAGGCGCCGCAGCAGCAAGCGGCGGCCGCGACGACGGCGAACAAGCGCGTGCAGGTGTCGCTCGACGGCGGCCATGCGATCGGCGCGGCGAAGACGGCTGCGGCTTCGGCGCCGGCAGCGGATCAGGATGATGCGAGCGCAAACACGACCGCGACGAAGCACAACGCCGGGCCGGAGTTCGGCGCTTGA